Proteins encoded together in one Micromonospora kangleipakensis window:
- a CDS encoding Gmad2 immunoglobulin-like domain-containing protein — translation MRRLLAPLAAVVVLAAGCAPARTGTLGPAPVGAPTTAGATATPRAPAPATTTPSRRPPPASPTTTVPVTPDGPDGGTITVQLWFVRDGKLAPTRRTLPATVATSRLALTELAAGPSRAEAAVGLTTRVPAGVQVVRIADGVAALAPPAGFDSGGTATARLRRAQVVWTLTQFPTVRRVAFTPTDGASTGRDDYADLLPAIVVTGPSIGERVTSPVTVTGSAEVFEATVSVRVLAADGREVGTSFTTAACGSGCRGDYRATVGYRVAVTGPGTVEVYEVSARDGSRINVVSVPVVLVAER, via the coding sequence GTGAGACGCCTGCTCGCTCCGCTGGCGGCGGTCGTGGTGCTCGCCGCCGGCTGCGCCCCGGCCCGGACAGGCACCCTCGGGCCGGCCCCGGTCGGCGCGCCCACGACCGCCGGCGCCACCGCCACGCCGCGCGCCCCCGCACCGGCCACCACCACGCCGAGCCGTCGTCCCCCGCCGGCCTCCCCCACCACGACGGTCCCGGTGACGCCCGACGGACCGGACGGCGGGACGATCACCGTGCAGCTCTGGTTCGTCCGGGACGGGAAGCTGGCGCCGACCCGGCGTACGCTCCCGGCCACCGTCGCCACGTCCCGGCTGGCGCTGACCGAACTGGCCGCCGGACCGTCCCGCGCCGAGGCGGCGGTCGGCCTGACCACCCGGGTGCCGGCCGGCGTCCAGGTGGTCCGCATCGCCGACGGGGTCGCCGCGCTGGCCCCGCCGGCCGGCTTCGACAGCGGCGGAACAGCGACGGCGCGGCTCCGCCGGGCCCAGGTGGTCTGGACACTGACCCAGTTCCCCACCGTGCGCCGGGTGGCGTTCACCCCGACCGACGGCGCGTCGACCGGCCGTGACGACTACGCCGACCTGCTGCCGGCGATCGTGGTGACCGGCCCGTCGATCGGCGAACGGGTCACCAGCCCGGTCACCGTGACCGGCAGCGCGGAGGTCTTCGAGGCGACGGTGAGCGTCCGGGTCCTGGCCGCGGACGGCCGGGAGGTCGGCACCTCGTTCACCACGGCCGCCTGCGGCTCCGGCTGCCGGGGCGACTACCGGGCCACCGTCGGCTACCGGGTGGCCGTCACCGGTCCCGGCACCGTCGAGGTGTACGAGGTCTCCGCGCGCGACGGGAGCCGGATCAACGTGGTGTCGGTCCCGGTCGTCCTCGTCGCCGAGCGGTGA
- a CDS encoding response regulator transcription factor, whose amino-acid sequence MEGRVLIVEDDASIREVTALGLRRAGFRVDTAVDGPTALAGWRARPVDLIVLDVMLPGLDGFEVCREIRRSSQVPILMLTARTDTIDVVVGLECGADDYLRKPFDLPELIARVRAVLRRAVAPVEETTVTAGPLEIDPGRFVARKAGRELTLTATEFRLLLELARRPGQVFTRELLLDRVWGHGYLGDSRLVDVAVQRLRAKVEDDPGQPVLIRTVRGAGYKLSTG is encoded by the coding sequence ATGGAGGGCCGCGTGCTGATCGTCGAGGACGATGCCTCCATCAGGGAGGTCACCGCCCTCGGTCTGCGCCGGGCCGGGTTCCGGGTGGACACCGCGGTGGACGGGCCGACCGCCCTCGCCGGCTGGCGGGCCCGGCCGGTCGACCTGATCGTGCTCGACGTCATGCTGCCCGGCCTGGACGGCTTCGAGGTGTGCCGGGAGATCCGCCGGAGCAGCCAGGTCCCGATCCTGATGCTCACCGCGCGCACCGACACCATCGACGTGGTGGTCGGGCTGGAGTGCGGCGCCGACGACTACCTCCGCAAGCCGTTCGACCTGCCGGAGCTGATCGCCCGGGTCCGCGCGGTGCTGCGCCGGGCGGTCGCCCCGGTCGAGGAGACCACGGTGACGGCCGGCCCGCTGGAGATCGACCCGGGCCGTTTCGTGGCCCGCAAGGCGGGACGGGAGTTGACCCTGACCGCGACCGAGTTCCGGCTGCTGCTGGAGCTGGCCCGCCGACCCGGTCAGGTCTTCACCCGCGAGCTGCTGCTGGACCGGGTGTGGGGGCACGGCTACCTCGGCGACTCGCGGCTGGTGGACGTGGCGGTGCAGCGGCTGCGGGCCAAGGTGGAGGACGATCCCGGGCAGCCGGTGCTGATCCGGACGGTCCGCGGGGCCGGCTACAAGCTGTCGACGGGGTGA
- a CDS encoding AMIN-like domain-containing (lipo)protein, with protein sequence MRLRRALVALTVLLGGLLAGTGGAAAATTPYCGITWGSTAKSGGALSSAPLMEVRAGKHDCWDRVVFEFAGPANGWSVAYGETWTEGQGLALSPYTAGGALLRVSLRAPAYDENHVATLPYRTGDHAVNALGYRTLRDVVFGGSFEGYTTFAVGVRAQLPYRVFVLTGPGTHSRIVLDVAHKWQA encoded by the coding sequence ATGAGACTGAGGAGAGCGCTGGTGGCGCTGACGGTCCTGCTCGGCGGCCTGCTCGCCGGCACCGGCGGCGCGGCGGCGGCGACCACGCCGTACTGCGGGATCACCTGGGGCAGCACGGCCAAGTCGGGCGGCGCGTTGAGCAGCGCCCCGCTGATGGAGGTCCGGGCCGGGAAGCACGACTGCTGGGACCGGGTGGTGTTCGAGTTCGCCGGGCCGGCGAACGGCTGGTCGGTCGCGTACGGCGAGACGTGGACCGAGGGGCAGGGGCTGGCGCTGTCGCCGTACACGGCGGGCGGGGCGCTGCTGCGAGTCTCCCTGCGGGCCCCGGCGTACGACGAGAACCACGTCGCCACCCTGCCGTACCGCACCGGCGACCATGCCGTGAACGCGCTGGGCTACCGGACGCTGCGGGACGTGGTCTTCGGCGGCAGCTTCGAGGGCTACACCACCTTCGCGGTGGGGGTCCGGGCGCAGCTGCCGTACCGGGTGTTCGTGCTCACCGGCCCGGGAACGCACAGCCGGATCGTGCTCGACGTGGCGCACAAGTGGCAGGCCTGA
- a CDS encoding MbtH family protein, protein MVIHDGGCGASVPTRPAITRADSSGAAGHVDDGEYRVLVNDEEQCALWPRHKAVPAGWRDAGCAGSRQECLDFVERTWTDMRPRSVREHLAAEATRLG, encoded by the coding sequence ATGGTGATCCACGATGGCGGCTGCGGCGCGTCCGTGCCGACCAGACCGGCGATCACCCGGGCCGACTCCAGCGGCGCCGCCGGCCACGTCGACGACGGCGAGTACCGCGTCCTGGTCAACGACGAGGAGCAGTGCGCGCTCTGGCCCCGGCACAAGGCGGTCCCGGCCGGGTGGCGGGACGCCGGCTGCGCCGGCAGCCGCCAGGAGTGCCTGGACTTCGTCGAGCGGACCTGGACCGACATGCGCCCCCGCAGCGTCCGCGAACACCTGGCCGCCGAAGCAACCCGGCTGGGCTGA
- a CDS encoding MFS transporter gives MTATTAAPGSTRWPRPFRYVYAASLTENLGFQVGYLAVPALAVSVLAATPGQVGLLAVLSTVAFLLIGLPAGVWVDRSPRRTVLLAADLTRAALYASIPLAWWADALTIGQLYAVVLLTGVGTVFGDVAAQSFLPELVGRDRLVAANSLLMTSNATIQIGGRGFGGLLVQWLGAPVALALNAVTHLLAALALTRVRPAAPTAADRERTTGDFGRQLAEGVRHVLGSPLLRPLAVSLAGINLTVNLMTTMLPVVFLRELGLGAGILGFFLGAGGVGALLGAVTARPLAARIGHGRALWLPGVLVAPAGALVALVDTGGWLWLAGFGWLALAWRTGVGNVIGVSLRQRVTPDPLLGRMNATFRFLLTGAIAVGAGLAGLLGQYAGARTSLWVGAAGAALTWLPLYRSPLRTLSDPSALPTVDR, from the coding sequence ATGACCGCCACCACCGCCGCGCCGGGGTCCACCCGCTGGCCCCGGCCCTTCCGCTACGTCTACGCCGCCAGCCTGACCGAGAACCTGGGTTTCCAGGTGGGCTACCTGGCCGTGCCGGCGCTGGCCGTGTCGGTGCTCGCGGCCACCCCCGGGCAGGTCGGCCTGCTCGCCGTGCTCAGCACCGTCGCGTTCCTGCTGATCGGGCTGCCCGCCGGGGTGTGGGTCGACCGGTCGCCCCGCAGGACAGTGCTGCTCGCCGCGGACCTGACCCGCGCCGCGCTGTACGCCTCGATCCCGCTGGCCTGGTGGGCGGACGCCCTCACCATCGGCCAGCTGTACGCGGTGGTGCTGCTCACCGGCGTCGGCACGGTCTTCGGCGACGTGGCCGCCCAGAGCTTCCTGCCGGAACTGGTCGGCCGGGACCGGCTGGTGGCGGCGAACTCGCTGCTGATGACCAGCAACGCGACCATCCAGATCGGCGGCCGGGGCTTCGGCGGGCTGCTCGTGCAGTGGCTCGGCGCGCCGGTCGCCCTGGCCCTGAACGCGGTCACCCACCTGCTCGCCGCGCTCGCCCTCACCCGGGTACGCCCCGCCGCCCCGACGGCCGCTGACCGGGAGCGCACGACCGGTGACTTCGGGCGGCAGCTCGCCGAGGGCGTACGGCACGTGCTGGGCAGCCCGCTGCTGCGTCCGCTCGCCGTCTCGCTGGCCGGCATCAACCTCACCGTGAACCTGATGACCACGATGCTGCCGGTGGTGTTCCTGCGCGAGCTCGGGCTCGGCGCCGGCATACTCGGGTTCTTCCTCGGGGCGGGCGGGGTGGGCGCGCTGCTGGGCGCGGTGACGGCCCGCCCGCTGGCCGCCCGGATCGGGCACGGCCGGGCGCTCTGGCTGCCCGGGGTGCTGGTGGCGCCGGCCGGGGCCCTCGTCGCGCTGGTCGACACCGGAGGGTGGCTGTGGCTGGCCGGGTTCGGTTGGCTGGCGCTGGCGTGGCGGACCGGGGTCGGCAACGTGATCGGGGTCAGCCTGCGGCAGCGGGTCACCCCGGATCCGTTGCTCGGCCGGATGAACGCCACCTTCCGGTTCCTGCTCACCGGCGCGATCGCGGTCGGCGCCGGGCTGGCCGGGCTACTCGGCCAGTACGCGGGCGCGCGTACGTCGCTCTGGGTGGGCGCGGCCGGCGCCGCGCTGACCTGGCTGCCGCTGTACCGGTCGCCGCTGCGGACGCTGTCCGACCCGTCGGCGCTTCCCACGGTCGACCGCTGA
- a CDS encoding sensor histidine kinase, whose protein sequence is MAGRVPPGRLRRRLVVAFVLVAGVSAGVLAGGSYLMLRQARFDGSLQRAAADARYQLVLAGQFLPLTDARRADLLASFEGNGRHVLLVAGDTAASNPRYAPTPGRDLRAAVTAGQLGYQRSPDGARPHLLVVGGRIPGSTAELYVVTVEDDLVDGLRQLRTALLVGWAAVLLLAAGVGNALARRTLEPVGRASRAARAVAEGLLDTRLPVHGRDEFSAWAASFNEMAEALETKIEALSRARARERRFTADVAHELRTPVTALVAAASLLAEQLDSLPADARRAAELLVTDVVRLRRLVEELMEISRLDAGREALSVRPVDVVALLGGIVDARGWTGRVTVAGDATPVDTDPRRLERVLANLVSNAVEHGGGAVRAEVRRTDGSVIVEVSDQGPGIPAAHLPYVFDRFYKVDPSRTGPGSGLGLAIARENARLLGGRLGVRSETGRGTLFRLDLPVQPSGGDR, encoded by the coding sequence ATGGCCGGCCGGGTACCCCCGGGGCGCCTGCGGCGCCGGCTCGTCGTCGCGTTCGTGCTGGTCGCCGGGGTATCCGCCGGGGTGCTGGCCGGCGGCTCGTACCTGATGCTGCGGCAGGCCAGGTTCGACGGCTCGTTGCAACGCGCGGCGGCCGACGCCCGCTACCAGCTGGTGCTGGCCGGGCAGTTCCTGCCGCTGACCGACGCCCGCCGGGCGGACCTGCTGGCCAGCTTCGAGGGCAACGGTCGGCACGTCCTGCTGGTGGCCGGCGACACCGCCGCGTCGAACCCGCGCTACGCGCCGACGCCGGGGCGGGACCTGCGGGCCGCGGTCACCGCCGGGCAGCTCGGCTACCAGCGCTCCCCCGACGGCGCCCGGCCGCACCTGCTCGTGGTGGGCGGCCGGATCCCCGGCTCCACCGCCGAGCTGTACGTGGTGACCGTGGAGGACGACCTCGTCGACGGCCTGCGCCAGCTCCGCACGGCGTTGCTGGTGGGCTGGGCGGCGGTGCTGCTGCTCGCCGCCGGGGTGGGCAACGCGCTGGCCCGGCGGACCCTGGAGCCGGTGGGGCGGGCGAGCCGGGCCGCCCGGGCGGTCGCCGAGGGCCTGCTGGACACCAGGCTGCCGGTGCACGGCCGGGACGAGTTCAGCGCCTGGGCCGCGTCGTTCAACGAGATGGCCGAGGCGCTGGAGACGAAGATCGAGGCGCTGTCCCGGGCCCGGGCCCGGGAGCGGCGGTTCACCGCCGACGTCGCGCACGAGCTGCGTACGCCGGTGACCGCCCTGGTGGCGGCGGCGTCGCTGCTCGCCGAGCAGCTGGACTCGCTGCCCGCCGACGCCCGCCGGGCCGCCGAGCTGCTCGTCACCGACGTGGTGCGGCTGCGGCGGCTGGTCGAGGAGCTGATGGAGATCTCCCGGCTGGACGCCGGGCGGGAGGCGCTGTCGGTGCGGCCGGTGGACGTCGTCGCGCTGCTGGGCGGCATCGTCGACGCCCGCGGCTGGACCGGCCGGGTGACCGTGGCCGGGGACGCGACGCCGGTCGACACCGACCCGCGCCGCCTGGAGCGGGTGCTGGCGAACCTGGTCTCCAACGCGGTCGAGCACGGCGGCGGCGCGGTCCGGGCCGAGGTGCGGCGCACCGACGGGTCGGTCATCGTCGAGGTCAGCGACCAGGGGCCGGGCATCCCCGCCGCGCACCTGCCGTACGTCTTCGACCGGTTCTACAAGGTCGACCCGTCCCGCACCGGCCCGGGCAGCGGGCTGGGCCTGGCCATCGCCCGGGAGAACGCCCGACTGCTCGGCGGGCGGCTGGGCGTGCGCAGCGAGACCGGCCGGGGCACGTTGTTCCGCCTCGACCTGCCCGTCCAACCCTCCGGGGGTGACCGGTGA
- a CDS encoding alpha/beta hydrolase has protein sequence MPVTRRRLLQSLGAAVGVTGLGAGGLALVDAEVLPGRSVLNHALGRCAARPPDAPRGAAQPPVTGTFRSAARRREVAFTISYPPGYAPGADLPVCLALHGYAADAGTAVTAARYPEFLAGALPDGVAPFALAAPDGGNGYWHPHADDDPLGMLVGEFLPLLAARGLRTDRVAVAGWSMGGYGALLAALTHRDRFRAVVATSPAIFHSYDDARGVNAGAFDSADEWARYDVTARAREFTGLPVRIAIGAADPFAPAVRTLRDRLPDPGVVTIGTGCHDNDYWASVAPEQVRAISAALAG, from the coding sequence ATGCCGGTCACCCGACGTCGACTGTTGCAGTCTCTCGGCGCCGCCGTCGGCGTCACCGGGCTCGGCGCGGGCGGCCTCGCCCTGGTCGACGCCGAGGTGCTGCCCGGCCGGTCGGTGCTCAACCACGCGCTGGGCCGCTGCGCCGCCCGGCCGCCCGACGCGCCGCGCGGCGCCGCGCAGCCGCCGGTCACCGGCACATTCCGCTCCGCGGCGCGCCGCCGGGAGGTCGCCTTCACCATCTCCTACCCGCCCGGGTACGCCCCGGGCGCCGACCTCCCCGTCTGCCTGGCCCTGCACGGGTACGCGGCCGACGCCGGCACCGCCGTCACCGCCGCCCGGTACCCGGAGTTCCTGGCCGGCGCGCTGCCCGACGGGGTGGCCCCGTTCGCGCTCGCCGCGCCGGACGGCGGCAACGGCTACTGGCATCCGCATGCTGACGACGATCCCCTCGGGATGCTGGTCGGCGAGTTCCTGCCGCTGCTCGCCGCGCGCGGCCTGCGGACCGACCGGGTCGCGGTGGCCGGCTGGTCGATGGGCGGGTACGGCGCACTGCTGGCCGCGCTGACCCACCGCGACCGGTTCCGGGCGGTGGTGGCGACCTCACCGGCGATCTTCCACTCGTACGACGACGCCCGCGGCGTCAACGCCGGCGCGTTCGACAGCGCCGACGAATGGGCCCGCTACGACGTGACGGCCCGGGCCCGGGAGTTCACCGGGTTGCCGGTGCGAATCGCGATCGGCGCCGCCGACCCGTTCGCCCCGGCGGTCCGGACGCTGCGGGACCGGCTGCCCGACCCGGGCGTGGTGACGATCGGCACGGGCTGCCACGACAACGACTACTGGGCCTCGGTCGCCCCCGAGCAGGTGCGGGCGATCAGCGCGGCGCTGGCTGGCTGA
- a CDS encoding NUDIX domain-containing protein, which translates to MPGRSPRTPSVSCVFVCHDGAGRLLLARRGAGARDEPGTWDTGAGALEYGETFEAAVAREVREEYATTPLEVTLLGVRNVLRDDPPSHWVAVVFAVRVDPATVAIGEPHKFDRLGWYSRDDLPTPLHSQLPPTLALLPDHLG; encoded by the coding sequence ATGCCCGGCCGCTCCCCGCGTACTCCCTCGGTGTCCTGCGTCTTCGTCTGCCACGACGGGGCGGGCCGGTTGCTGCTCGCCCGGCGCGGCGCCGGTGCCCGCGACGAACCCGGCACCTGGGACACCGGCGCGGGCGCGCTGGAGTACGGGGAGACCTTCGAGGCCGCCGTCGCCCGCGAGGTCCGCGAGGAGTACGCGACCACGCCGCTGGAGGTCACCCTGCTCGGGGTCCGCAACGTGCTGCGCGACGACCCGCCGTCGCACTGGGTGGCGGTGGTCTTCGCGGTCCGGGTCGACCCGGCGACCGTCGCCATCGGGGAGCCGCACAAGTTCGACCGGCTCGGCTGGTACAGCCGCGACGACCTGCCCACCCCGCTGCACTCGCAGCTCCCGCCGACGCTGGCGCTGCTGCCGGACCACCTGGGCTGA
- a CDS encoding DUF5937 family protein has translation MLSVALGVRDLANIRFALSPLWEAVASVRVVKNPDWFPAHQPWHRQVRPRLSTVDWRLLADLVPVPTVVIPAFVCAPPLTAQPTLELELAALAATPPEAVRAALDGLPGPRPPRLAALYADPPAGLARLAEEIGAYADAAIAPYWPRMRTLLEREVLVGAGRMAADGVQGLLNRIDPYVSWDDGTLHVDHLTRAGAAALDGRGLLLVPSVFAGSRVWSNLSERAPQPVLRYPARAVGALWERSAAPASEALARVLGRTRATLLHELAVPAATTELARRCGLAAGTVSHHLTALRDAGLVGTHRVGRFLLYARTSSAEALIAGAGPPEAAGGAE, from the coding sequence ATGCTGAGCGTCGCGCTGGGGGTCCGGGACCTGGCCAACATCCGGTTCGCGCTGTCGCCGCTGTGGGAGGCGGTCGCCAGCGTCCGGGTGGTCAAGAACCCGGACTGGTTCCCCGCCCACCAGCCGTGGCACCGGCAGGTCCGGCCGCGGCTCTCCACCGTGGACTGGCGGCTCCTCGCCGACCTGGTGCCGGTGCCCACCGTGGTGATCCCGGCGTTCGTCTGCGCGCCGCCGCTGACCGCCCAGCCCACCCTCGAGCTGGAGCTCGCCGCGCTCGCCGCCACCCCGCCCGAGGCGGTCCGGGCCGCCCTCGACGGCCTGCCGGGGCCCCGCCCGCCCCGGCTCGCCGCCCTGTACGCCGACCCGCCGGCCGGCCTCGCCCGACTCGCCGAGGAGATCGGCGCGTACGCGGACGCCGCCATCGCCCCGTACTGGCCCCGGATGCGGACCCTGCTGGAACGCGAGGTGCTGGTCGGCGCCGGTCGGATGGCCGCCGACGGCGTGCAGGGCCTGCTCAACCGGATCGACCCCTACGTCTCCTGGGACGACGGGACCCTGCACGTCGACCACCTCACCCGGGCGGGCGCCGCCGCCCTGGACGGTCGGGGGCTGCTGCTGGTCCCGTCGGTGTTCGCCGGGTCGCGGGTGTGGTCGAACCTCTCCGAACGCGCGCCGCAGCCGGTCCTGCGCTACCCGGCCCGGGCGGTGGGCGCCCTGTGGGAGCGCAGTGCCGCGCCGGCCAGCGAGGCGCTCGCCCGGGTGCTGGGGCGTACCCGGGCGACGCTGCTGCACGAGCTGGCCGTGCCGGCCGCCACCACCGAGCTGGCCCGGCGCTGCGGGCTGGCCGCCGGCACCGTCTCGCACCACCTGACCGCGCTGCGCGACGCCGGACTGGTGGGCACGCACCGGGTCGGGCGGTTCCTGCTCTACGCCCGGACCAGCTCGGCGGAGGCGCTGATCGCCGGCGCCGGTCCGCCCGAGGCGGCCGGTGGCGCAGAATGA